AGATGCATTGCCCTCAACTAGATCCcagaaaaagttattatgTGTTAATTCATCCACTGGCCCAATATATATTACCCATTTCACTTACACAATTATGTGCTTATTACAATCTTCATCTATAAGCCCTAGTATGGTACACGGTGTCAACTTTGATCAGACTGCTTTTCATGAACTGGAATTAGCTGAACAAGAATGGTTATCCAACTTAGATATGTGGGTAGAGAGGATTACAAGTGCAATTTTGGCAAAAGTTTTTGACAATATTGGTGATCTTAAGCCATGCATAGAACAATACACAAATGATTTAATGgaaagtttattttgtcCAGATTTCCCCGTGTGTGAATGGCTGGCAACAAATTTGTTTCGGAAATgtttatatgtttttaatCCTTCTGAAAATCATCCTGTTAATATTGAGGCAAGTGCATTGGGCCTTTTAAGTATTATAGGCTCCAAGATATTAGATATCAGGCTTAAATCACAAGAACACAACGATATTGGTTCGcatatttctttaattacATTGTTTAATTACCCGCAAAAGATacctattattattaaaaacttttcattatttaggaaatttttcctttcaaACCCAGATAAGTCAAAATTTTTCTGGTCTATGGAAATACATACCTTAATGAAACTTCATAATttcaaagaagaagaatcgCAGGAATGGTCGAACACTATAAAGCAATATCTGCAAGAATCTTTGGAACCTGTGTTAGATAAAATTGCGTTAGATGCTgaagaatatttaaaaccATACACACAGCTTTTACAATGTTTGAGTCTCGTCACCTTGTATGAGCCGTACTTGAAATTACTACTATCACTAATTGATAGTGCTAAGATCAGATTGAGATCTGGGGctataaaatgtttttcgAACTTAATATCTAGGGATAAGTATATGATTGAATTACCAATGATTCAAGATACAATCAACAAAATGCTAAGGGACCCATCAGCATCCGTTAGGGGCAATATTTTggatattattgaaaatagtaTCAACATCACTTCATTCTATCGTCAAATTAACTGGCTTTACAACGATGATAGTGTGTCTGTTAGAAAACGTGTGCTTAAtttgaacaaaataatatttaatgaGACCACTGATCCTGCTATCGCTTCCTTTGTTATTTGCTATATTTTGCGAAAAACAGAAGACGAAGAAGATATAATTGTGGAGCAATGCAAAGAATTTTTACTaaggaaaatttttttagatatCGATGATTTGAATGACAACCACGTTCTTCAGGAGGaaaaatgtaaatataatatcaaCATTATCTGTAATATTTTGACTAGCTCTGAAAAGTGTAAggaattatttgatttttttttacatttctATGTTTTGAACGCAGAAAGTCACAAaccaaatgaaaataaatgcATTAATGAATCTATTAAAAGGTTAACTGAGGTGATAATTTCTGAACTTATTGATATTCAACAAGCAGAATCGGAAGaccttcaaaaaaaatacagcATTATGGAAGATAATCTACTTTTATTACTTTCTATGATATCATCGTCTTCAGGTTCATTTGTCACTAGGGAACAACTTTTTGCCTTGTATCCGTTTCTATCTACAACTGACAACATTGAAATTCGTTTAAACACTCTGAGAATTTTTAACTCtgctttaaaaaaactatcTACATTTAGACccaaatttttgtttgatctagaaacatttcttttatcTAATTTAACTAAGATGACTTCTAAAGAGCTCGACGAGGCAATTCCTTTGGCTTGGAGCGTTGCGACTCAAAAAAGAGATTATATGAGAATAACAAAGGCTTGCTCTTCATGTTTGAATCACTTTAGCGAATACATTAAACTTGGTGTCCTTCATCCAGAAAAAATCACAGTGGATGGTAAATTGCAAAGACTATTATATATGTCGACTGGATTTGCTAGATATtgtgattttaaaaatactgCTGAAAATTTTCCAACTTTAAAAACTAGAGAAAGCATTTATGCGTACGTAACCAAGTGTTTGCTAGTTTTCACTGGTCCTCAAATCTTATCCACCATTAAGAAGATTGCTATTAAAAACTTGGTGGGTTTGTGTTCCTCCCATCCTAAGCTATTTAATTCAGACCctgttttaaaagtttttgatGAAGTTTTCAATTCTGATGCAACTGATGTTAAGATCATTGTAATTGAGTGtctttatactttttttactGCTCAAGAGTGGAAGACCATCCAAAATGCTGGTGTTAATGGGACGAATTCGTCGAGCTTAGAACTTAAGGAGAAAGTTTTATCTAATAACAAACTTGAAACATTTAACGATGGCATATGCTCTGCATTGGTAACTAGATATTTGGCTGccattttgaaaatgtgtttacttaaaaattttgacATTTGCTACCCAGCAGTTAAGTTTTTAGATATGATCGataaatatgaatatgTCAATCCTTCAGcgtatatttatattttaatttcattattgACGTGTCCCAGCAAAAAGATTAAGAAAATAGCAGAACACACAGTAAAGCGTTTGGTAGAGAAACACGAATCTATGGTATACAGTGGTTTGAATAAGGGATTTACTACTGCAGTTGtctataataaagaaaagctTCCGGTTGTTGAagaatatttgtttttggaCTTACAAAACTTATTGTGtaacaataaaagaaacataaacaaatttttaacaattgtGAAGAAAgtttttacaaaaacatttgctttaaataaagataaagaaataacaaattataatgggctattatttttagcaAAGAATATTCTACACTTGAAATTTCCTGACATATACACCGTTTATGAGTTTACAAACATCATAGGTAATAGTGCTTCATCCTATCACTGCATCTTGCATGAAAATGATAACAACGACTCCGATAAGTCTTTTAAGTTGGTTATGGCAGTTAATATTCTGGAAAACTTGAATAGGGAGTTGTATAGAAAGTTTTCCTTAGACAAAGATTTCGTAGAGTTAGTTAGTGGGGATAATAAATCCACTTTAAAAGAAGTATCAATAACTAACCATGAAAAAGATGCAGGGTTAAACTTTGCGGAAATATGCTATAATTTAGACCCAGAAAAGGATAGGGATAGAATTGCTCAAATGTATTTTTCTAATGGATCATTTATAGACCGAGATTAggagagaaaagaaaaaaaaaaaggaaaaaaaaaaagaaaaaaaaaagaggaggaggaggagggGGAAGATTTAAGGCATTTTTCATATCCACGTATATGAACATGGTTAATCCTCAGGATTATAAACTCTTGACTGGGTTTCAATCGGAAACGTTACTATACGCTTCGGTTTATTAAACGGTTCCGCCACTATCTTAAAATATTGACCATCTATAACTATTGTTGGCTTAGAAAATTTAGTTGCCAGTTTTGCTCTACGATGTTTCCTAATTTCGTTAGCTGTTTTTAAaccatcttcttcttcatcggatgaagaagaatagCCATATATAAAATCTTTATCTTCAAATTGGTTGTAGATAAAAGTGTCCTCTGGATTAATGAATTTTGTTATACGAATAAAAGATTCATAGCCCTGtcttattttcaaaattttagttctttttttaacatcTGCAGAGACCTCCATTAGTCGTTCAATTGCTTTTATTGTAAGCgttctttttgtttccaattcttcttcatcgTTTGGATCTTTCATTAAAGTTATTGACGGTATATATTCCCTCCATACCTCTAAATTCAATGTGTCTAAAATATCCTGAAGTTTTTCAACTAATTCTTGAGCATTTACTTTATCTTTAtgtaacatttttttttctgttttcaTTAAAGAATTATGGAAAAGATGAAATCTTTCATCGTATAAGGGATCAATGCCCTTTGTATTACATTTCTCCTTTAAATAGGTATGCGTAATTGtcattttcatattttctaatgtttttattttgtttatgaGATCAGTTGGAAATGGgacaattttatttttggagATAAAgagtatttttattattgtggTCGGTTTTAACTCCTTTGAATcataatcaaaaataaagaattcATTGGGATTATTGTTATCTCTGTTGTTATCATTAGAAGTATTACcattgttttcttttttagaTGAGTTGCTGGGTTCAATTTTGTGTTCTTTAACCATTTGAGTATCTAAATATGTGTAATCTTGAGAGATTTCCTTAGTAAGTTCTTTCTTAATTGcatttttcttgtaattCCCTTTTCCCCTTccatttctcttttttcttgcaACCAAAATTTGAATATTGTTTTCATCTTTATGAGCTAAGTGACACAATTCTTTATCATTTTGTTGAATATTATTCGAATCAgctgaaaaattaacaGTATCAGTTGCATTGGTTTTATTATCCTTTGGTTTAGAGGTAAATTCTTTGTcatttgttaatatttttttgtgaaGTAGACTATCATTCTCagtcattttttatttttattttattgttaaaaaaacaataatgcTTTTTAggctatttatttaatttaagtTTGGATAAATAAACCATTAAGGCAAAACCatattttccattttacCAGttgtatataaaattgCACAttcaatagtaataaaatatatttgatgTACATTATACATATAATCACGCATTAcattgaacaaaaaaaatatatatataatatgaTCACCACGTCCGAAAGCGATAAATGCAAAGATACGGATAAGCCATATTAagtaattatatatatatatatatatatttttttttttctttttttttttttttttttttaataaaatcgGGAATTCAATATACAACTACACGTTTTCTACTCAAAATTAGGTTAAACATTCATATgtttatgtatatattttttttttttatgaattaatttgttttcttttaaaatgaTTGTAACAAAACGCTTATTGTATCACTTGCGGTATATAAAATCAGAAACAAAGGAGTATCTAATACAAAGTTTCAGTTATTTTAAGTATTGTGTATTGAGTATTCGTCcatttaaaataacaagTGGGGTCAAATACAAAtagattaataaaaaacttaATAAACGTACGcatagttttaaatagttATTGGTTCCATTGACTACAGAAGGACCTTTatgatttaaatttaatattcaATACCATATTTAACCTACCTTACTATAATTATTTACGTATTTTCCacttaaaatatataaaaaaaaaaaaaacagaaaaaaaaaatatattcccCTCCCCCCTCCTCCCTTCAGCAGATATTTACTTTGGACTATGCTACACCGTGGCAACAACAATAGAAGTGCGACTGATCAAAACAATAACGGAAAAACATCTGGgattaataatgaaaaagattttcCATCATTCTATACAGACTCCAAACCAGCCGATAGTTTTCTTACTTTAAAGAAACAGGAAAGACTAAAACAACGAACAATTACTGGTCtaagaaaaatttattggaggcatatattttgtattagTATCTGTTGGactgtattattattttatatggAAAGATATTTAGTTAAATCCACAATCAACCAATGCGCTTGGAATAACTGGGAGGCATGGGATGACACAACAGGAACGATTCCTTATAGGGTTGCATTGTTTGGTGACCCGCAAATAATGGATAACCATTCCTATCCAGATAGACATTGGTTAATTAACCGCATTACTCGTTTAATTTTGGATAGCTATCACAAAAAGAACTGGAGATATATTCAAAAAGATTTGAATCCTGATGCGTCTATGTTTTTGGGAGACCTATTTGATGGTGGTAGATATTGGGACGATAAAACGTGGATTGAAGAATTCGAAAGATTTAACAGAATTTTCCCCAAAAAAAGGGATCATAAATTCGTTGCCTCATTGCCAGGAAACCACGACATAGGCTTTGGTGATACAGTTGTGGAAAGTAGTTACAATAGATTTGAAACTTATTTTGGCGAAACATCTTCCATTATGGATTTGGGGAATCATACATTTGTACTTGTTGACACTATTTCAATGTCAGACTCCAAAATTCCACATATTTCCCAAAAAGTTTATGATTTTTTGGATAGAGTGGAATCCTACAGAACTCAGAGTGCTTTTCCTaggatattattaacacaTGTTCCGTTATATCGTATACCTGATACTCAAACGTGTGGATTTGAAAGAGAATCGACGAAACTATTTCCCATGATGAAAGGTGATCAGTATCAAACCGTTATAGATCAGCAGCGTTCTTCAGTAGTTTTAAGTAAAGTTGATCctaaattaatattttcaggAGATGACCATGATTATTGTCATGTAACACATGAATTTGAGGTAtcatataaaaatgaaaaggcTATTCACAGTGCAGAAGAAATCACCACTAAATCTTCTGCTATGAATATGGGCATTAAAAAACCAGCAGTACACTTATTATCCTTGTACAATCCACTATATTCATATGTTACCAAGGAGACAAAGACCTACGAGAActttgtttgttatttacCTGATCCGTACAAGccattattttgttatgcAATAGCTGCtttattaacattattttATGTTATTTTGATATGTTTTGCACCAAGGTTTTATAATAGAAATTTGATCAAATCAAATAGAAAAGAGTCTATTTTGCCtacttttaataacaacagtaaaaaaaatccatTTATTTGTGGTTATCGTGATGCCTTATATTCATTCAAagttgatgaaaataaaagttttatgaCTTTTCTTTCAAATTCCACTATATTAACTGGTATTATCTTGTTAATGTTGTGGTATTATTTTAGCAGGTAGAACATTCCCCCTTCggaacctttttttttttatttttcagtaTATCtttcattatatttttcattatatttttttattatatttttataattttttttccattctaCATGCACCGCCGTTTATCattgttttaaaagttaacttgttttattgtattatagtttaacttttgtttataattgTTTATTAGTGTATTCATATTTGATATTGCTATAAATAATAGTTCTTACAACGTACATAGtaacaattattattaaaaaaaaaaaaaaaaaaaaaggaaaaaaaaaaaaaaagcaataGAAATCTCATCTCAAGTTTGATTTTAGCCTACTTAAtataccattattattaaaatcgTCTCTGtttgaaatataaatgcCAATGATTTCTCTATTAACATTAGCTAAATGACCCTCTTTCGTCAATGACTCTAATAATTCCGGTTGaacagaaaataaattggctAATTCTCTCAAAGTAGAAAATTCCTCATTTAAGTGAAAATTACCCCATTTTTCAATAGCTGTTTGATATCCAATAATATCTTTGGTTAAGACTAAACTACCAATAGAATTAACTTGAAATTTCTTATAATGCTCCAATAAAGCTTTGTACAAATTATGACCTATTTTGTATAAAAAGTTCGATAAATTGTCTCCTTTCAGAAATTGCGACGTGACCTTGTTTATATGgtccaaataataaacaatttcTACTACCGGTTGAGTATCTTGATCCTGCATTTCTTTCAATAAGTagtcttttttcttctgcTTGGCTAATGAAGTAGCAAATTTGTCAGAGGAGATTTGTACtgcttttaataaaattgcaTTTGTCATCAATTCACAACGTTTTAAATACGCATTTGTCAAGTCaataaccttttttttaattgttggGGTATTGCTTAATAGAGGtaaaataattgttttgATTGAGGCAGATATTAAACTTAACATTTCTGTGGATTtacaaatataattaaacGGTGTGCTATCGATAGATTCAGGTGTATCAAGCTTAACCAAACTAGAATAAGCCACCTCTAACCCAGATTCAATATATGAACTAACTATACCCATTAATGAAACCTCCACTATTTCATAACTATATTCACTAGATTTCTGAGCCACCAATTCCATAACTCTAGCTAATGATTCAACACAGGACCTTAGCATAGAATCAACCAAAGATAACTTAAAATTGCTGGTAGCATCCATCTTCTTATTAACAGATGGTTCGTTAGTAGCAGCAGCAGCGACATTAGTAGAAGATAAACTAACATTTTTGTCTATATTTACTTTATCTAAATGtgatttaataaatgtGTTGAAGCTTGTATTAAGCTGTTGAAATTTTTTCGCTGTTAGAGAAGAACTTATAGTATCCATTATTTCTAATTTAGAAACATTGGAATTCAAATGATCGTATAAATATCTTTGTTGAATATCCTGTTCATGTTCCATATTATAAATGGAAGCTTTGTTCATTAAAGTTCCTTCTAAACTTCttctttcaaaatcaaaatattttgccCGATCTAAAAGATGCTTGGCAAAGAGATCTTGATAACATGTTTCCAAAGTACCATTAACAGAGGAAAAAGCACCATCGTATTCAGTACTAAAGAAATCTTGCAAATCTTTGATGAATTGTGCAAATAGGGAATGTAGCCCATGTAACATTCTGACATATGCCAAATTGGATAGGGACATAGAGACAGTCAATAGGCTTTCCACCTTAGGGTCTAATATTTGCGCAAATATTCTCTGTATAAACAATTGCATCACTTTTGTAACTTTGTCCTCAAAAActtctttaataattttggaTTCTTCTCCAATAGTAGTTATAATCACATCAAGAAGATTGACAACTTCTTCATGATAGAATGTAGTATGGATATCAGGATTTTCTAGTTTATTCCTAAACTCTTCACTCATGTTACCTGTATTTTCGTCGacatattttaatttagtaGCGTCTATGAAAAATGGATGTTGGTTGATAAAACTATGAATAACATTTTCTCCACTATTGTAATAGTTTAAAACTAAGGCAATCTCCTTTAATTTACCATAATTTTTCTCTCTATATGACTTATTAAAATCGTCCAATAaactattttcaatatccTGTGcatatttttgaattgCCTTTGTAGTAGTAATGGTTTTTGGTAAAGTTTTAGTTTCCACCTTCTGAGTGATAACTAGTAAATTTTTAACGGTAACAGCAACTTTGGCTTTAACTTTCCAACTAGCAGAATCAGCAAACCCTGAAATTAATGCTTTAGATTCCCCATTTTCATAGAAATCTTGATAATATTTCAAGAGCGCTACTGATTCCACGTAGCTTGTTTTAGAACGGATGCTTTTCTCCATTTTAAAACTTAAGGGTGCTATAGTATGATTGACATTTGTTAAGTCATGGTCCAAATCCTCAAATTGGTTGGTTAGATGGCTGAATTCAGGGATGATTTCCAATACATTTTTAGAATGTTCTATCTCAGCTTGATACACCTGGGACTCCAAAAAAGATCGTTTACCAGTGCATTCAACATGTAAATTTTGCAATTCCTTTAATGTTGATTCTAAAGTTCTAATATACGGTTTAGGatccaaatttttcaattgttcAGCTGTTTCAATACTTGTAATGTTGTTGGTatcattaatatcattagaattattgttactattcATATTACcgttatcattattagtaatattgTCGGTATCATTATTGGTTGGTGAAGAAACACCattgataatattgatgtctttatttttggtattgTTAAGTTCCTGATCCTTACATAGTTCTTGAACAAATTCCTGTACCGTTAACCCACCAAGGAAATTATCTAAAACcaacaattttttccatttagGATCCAATTCATATAAAGAGTTCATGactataattattatatacgTGTCTACTTGTGGCAGTGTTTGAGGAACAGTGGTAAGTATTTGTAACAGTACCCTTTATTTGAGCAAAATATGCAAAactttcaaaaacaaaaacaaaaaaaaaaaaaaaaaaaaaaaaaggaaaaaaataaacaaataaataaataaataaaagaaaaacgaaagccaatttaatattttttttttgaagttTTACACCACATGTGCTTTAGTCTCCTTGATACGTaggtatattttttttttttttttttttttctgcaAGCCCACACAATaatacctttttttatgtttaaaGGTTGCGAAAAAGACAACCATCGATCAAATCAAAAGTTTATTGGATACCAATattgtatataaatattttgtaatgAATAATATACTAAAAGATTATAGAGTAAGAGAAACAAGtaaaaaagatttggaAGTAGaagataacaataatgatgaaaatagTGGATCAGATCAGGACATTGATGAACTGTTGCAAGAAATAGAAGACGATATAGATAGCCAATTTTACGATTCCTATAGAGAACAAAGAATTCAagaattttatcaaaagaaaaaaagaatagaCGACCAATTAAGTAAAGGGCATGGCCAACTAATGGAAATAACCTTAGAAAAGCAGTTAATGGATTTGCTTGTAGAGGAGCCCAAATGCATAGTAAATTTCTACTTACccgattttaaaaactgtATTATAATGAACAACTATTTAAACCAACTATCCAAAAGATATCTGGATTATagatttttaaagataagCGTAGGGAATAcaccatttttaaataaaaaactacAAATTAAAGAGTTACCCTTAGTGATGACTTATAGGAACGGCAAACTTGTTAACACTTTGGTAGGGTTTAATGGTTTGGagaaatattttgttaGTAATGATTTTACCGGAAATATTAGTCAGAAAATTCCTTTGGAAGCGTTAGAGAAGAAATTAGGGCTTTgaatgtttttgttttatgaCAACATAGggttttttcttgtaaaaTAACCTGTACCTTCCAGaatcagttttttttttttttttttttttaattttcctATTTTcacaaatgtttttaaaaactaggtgcaaaaatgataaatttgTCCTTTTTCGGCTGTTTTAAATATGTGGTGCACGGATGTTAAAGGGTAAAgcatataattttttttttttttttttttttttttttttttttttcatttttttttttaatcttctctttctcatttcatttttcagatatataaatacattTATAGTCTTACTATCCATTAGTAATTTTTTCGATGGTGTATTTAATGTTAGTTTCACGCTTTTAATTGAATTTGATCTTTAAACCTAAttattctctttttcttttccagTTCAAAACTGAAATCAATAACTTTTAATTCTTGAAAGAAGCAATACTCCTGTACTAAAACAGTTGCCGACAAGGATGCAAATTTTCGTTAAAACTTTAACAGGTAAGACTATTACCTTGGAAGTCGAATCTTCTGACACTATTGACAATGTTAAGGCTAAGATCCAAGACAAGGAAGGTATTCCACCAGATCAACAAAGATTGATTTTTGCTGGTAAACAATTGGAAGATGGTAGAACTTTAAGTGACTACAACATCCAAAAAGAATCTACTTTGCATTTAGTTTTGAGATTAAGAGGTGGTGgtaaaaagagaaagaagaaggtTTACACCACTCCAAAGAAGATCAGACACAAGCACAAGAAGGTTAAGTTGGCTATTTTGAAATACTTCAAGGTCGATGATGACGGAAAGGTTACCAAATTGAGAAGAGAGTGTCCAATCTGTGGTGCTGGTATTTTCTTGGCCAACCATAAGGACAGACAATATTGTGGTAAGTGTCACGCTACTTTTACTGCTTCTAACTAGGGGAATATGttaatttaataacaatgaaaGGATTTGGAAGGGCGCATaagcttttctttttacttttttttatataattatatattgtaGTTTATATTGAGTTATGTGTTATTGTGTAATTTAAGATATAAACAATAACcctaagttttttttttgaattttttcttttcttttcttttctttttttttttcgacTTTAAGGagaatgttttttttttattaggtATATTGATCCTCTATTTAAGAATTTGGAGTCAGCTACAAATCAGGTAAGATAAAATCAttctaacaaaaaatataattgaaTAACATGACGTCCTTCCAGTTGATGGTTGTATGAATTAcagaaaattaataatttattgtgattttttaaatgcaTTATACTTACATACCTTTGTAGAAatgttaaatatattagatTAAAAAGGGAAAGTGGAATCCGTTAGAAAGCGgggaaaagaagaagaagaaaaaagggtAATGGGTAATCAAAGGAATGAGAAGCAAAGTTTGTACCAAATATGTtatcatatttttgttggtattataaaattaaaacccTCCCCATCCAACCAAGCAATGCAGAATATTAGATAAATCATTGTTATATTTCGCTAGTACCATTAATAACGGgttgttgttcttttttctcatttAATTGTTCCTTTAGtagttttatttctaaCTTCAAATCCTTATTTTCACTAGCCAAAAATGCTCTATTAATTTCACTTTTTtgcaattttaaaatggatttttttaactgtATACACGACtgtatataattatttttcaataaattataattcaacaacaaagaatGTGTTTCTACCATCCTTTGTTTCAATGTAGAAACCTGTTCTAGAGTAGCCTTATTGGATAATTCCTCTGGACTAATTCCAACAAATGGATCAGTATTTACGCCTTTGTCAACTgtgatattaatattatttgatgATAGCGAATCTGTATcgtttttattcttttttgatatcGATCGTTTTGTATAAGGTTTCCTTGGCTTCGTTATTTTACCAATATCTatgctttttcttttatttaccGGGTTTGCAACAgacttttttgttttattatcaattcTTGTGAGCAGttgcctttttttattgcttGAGTTTTTTGAATCAATAATGGGTGGTGAGTTCGTTGAAGAATTTGGGGGTGATAATGCCTGATaaacattttcattattgaCGTTTGCAATTATgccattattactattcGCTATTTCGATGActtcattattagtagtattCTTATCTATGTCTTGATGAAAATGTTCCTTAactgttgaaaaaaaatctacCGAATCTAAATTAAAATCCAAATGGGAATCACTAggattaatattattgttattagtcCCTGTgttaacattattattattattattattattattattattattattattatcatcatcattgtGCGGGTGCAGCTCTCCTATAATTTTGTCTAAATCAATGCCTTCCATGATAAAATCAATTGTTTTTCCATTAACAAAAGAATCTTTACTTGTATCTTTTTTGAGGAGTTTTGTCTTATTATTCTTGTCGaggttattattattgttatcattaccaatagtggtagtagcatTAACATgtaatttccttttcctgCCTCTCGTCTTTTTAACAGCAACTTGTtcattgatattatttatattagaaTTATCACCGATGCtagtatcattattatcttgCTCATCTAGTAACATATTCTCCTGTGTTAAAAGTGTATGCAAA
This Saccharomycodes ludwigii strain NBRC 1722 chromosome II, whole genome shotgun sequence DNA region includes the following protein-coding sequences:
- the SCC2 gene encoding cohesin-loading factor complex subunit SCC2 (similar to Saccharomyces cerevisiae YDR180W | SCC2 | Sister Chromatid Cohesion), whose translation is MSKEAFPGVNDKNIPKRISTALTKQPFTNVVPKSELPYLIDPSRHSVFSLTSCHDILDPAPEFLYNHYPHRIELEAVNNVLNEHENNLKFKKPNLKLEPKTGIEKEEEENVDLFDGLSDLAKRSITDIVELDQIIQTKETNVSNIIITETNNKKHKTEDMGMEVETSKKHHSNSSENLPNDSISKIDFDIQKPNSVEGLKTQFIEKFVKLSQICVKKDFNNLTFWIKLSNHDNVITTMGYLDDLKLLISEALNNEAYKNLISEKCTNNLFEILLTCSNNLEVIERNSAFVEYNNIAFVSSTIIFLSFQLGISNKKLYLKDFIVRPIDCFAKFIKDVLEKDDYSPTFEDLSFFKLSLLSFYDYLKKGCEFDEPIISKIVYGFVELFSKNSYILKFTTNSAKSQSCWDSIKFITSDILTSLFKNFPTQREFIIDNITPYIDALPSTRSQKKLLCVNSSTGPIYITHFTYTIMCLLQSSSISPSMVHGVNFDQTAFHELELAEQEWLSNLDMWVERITSAILAKVFDNIGDLKPCIEQYTNDLMESLFCPDFPVCEWLATNLFRKCLYVFNPSENHPVNIEASALGLLSIIGSKILDIRLKSQEHNDIGSHISLITLFNYPQKIPIIIKNFSLFRKFFLSNPDKSKFFWSMEIHTLMKLHNFKEEESQEWSNTIKQYLQESLEPVLDKIALDAEEYLKPYTQLLQCLSLVTLYEPYLKLLLSLIDSAKIRLRSGAIKCFSNLISRDKYMIELPMIQDTINKMLRDPSASVRGNILDIIENSINITSFYRQINWLYNDDSVSVRKRVLNLNKIIFNETTDPAIASFVICYILRKTEDEEDIIVEQCKEFLLRKIFLDIDDLNDNHVLQEEKCKYNINIICNILTSSEKCKELFDFFLHFYVLNAESHKPNENKCINESIKRLTEVIISELIDIQQAESEDLQKKYSIMEDNLLLLLSMISSSSGSFVTREQLFALYPFLSTTDNIEIRLNTLRIFNSALKKLSTFRPKFLFDLETFLLSNLTKMTSKELDEAIPLAWSVATQKRDYMRITKACSSCLNHFSEYIKLGVLHPEKITVDGKLQRLLYMSTGFARYCDFKNTAENFPTLKTRESIYAYVTKCLLVFTGPQILSTIKKIAIKNLVGLCSSHPKLFNSDPVLKVFDEVFNSDATDVKIIVIECLYTFFTAQEWKTIQNAGVNGTNSSSLELKEKVLSNNKLETFNDGICSALVTRYLAAILKMCLLKNFDICYPAVKFLDMIDKYEYVNPSAYIYILISLLTCPSKKIKKIAEHTVKRLVEKHESMVYSGLNKGFTTAVVYNKEKLPVVEEYLFLDLQNLLCNNKRNINKFLTIVKKVFTKTFALNKDKEITNYNGLLFLAKNILHLKFPDIYTVYEFTNIIGNSASSYHCILHENDNNDSDKSFKLVMAVNILENLNRELYRKFSLDKDFVELVSGDNKSTLKEVSITNHEKDAGLNFAEICYNLDPEKDRDRIAQMYFSNGSFIDRD
- the SAS4 gene encoding Sas4p (similar to Saccharomyces cerevisiae YDR181C | SAS4 | Something About Silencing) — encoded protein: MTENDSLLHKKILTNDKEFTSKPKDNKTNATDTVNFSADSNNIQQNDKELCHLAHKDENNIQILVARKKRNGRGKGNYKKNAIKKELTKEISQDYTYLDTQMVKEHKIEPSNSSKKENNGNTSNDNNRDNNNPNEFFIFDYDSKELKPTTIIKILFISKNKIVPFPTDLINKIKTLENMKMTITHTYLKEKCNTKGIDPLYDERFHLFHNSLMKTEKKMLHKDKVNAQELVEKLQDILDTLNLEVWREYIPSITLMKDPNDEEELETKRTLTIKAIERLMEVSADVKKRTKILKIRQGYESFIRITKFINPEDTFIYNQFEDKDFIYGYSSSSDEEEDGLKTANEIRKHRRAKLATKFSKPTIVIDGQYFKIVAEPFNKPKRIVTFPIETQSRVYNPED